From one Suricata suricatta isolate VVHF042 chromosome 8, meerkat_22Aug2017_6uvM2_HiC, whole genome shotgun sequence genomic stretch:
- the ZNF684 gene encoding zinc finger protein 684, whose protein sequence is MTPSRSIHFATNGHISFFLIVTRHVLLYSFLEANCLLVDESEKNQESKDNFLNSVLFTFNKILTVERLHGYNMSPSLNPTRKKPYKCKSYGKSLPPALDLFNYNRCCTGENTYECTQCGKAFKKKFHFIRHEKNHTRKKPFECNDCGKAYSRKAHLAAHQKIHNGERAFACSDCGKAFMYKAQLVVHQRLHTGEKPYECHQCGKSFTWNSSFTQHVKSHTLENSFECKECGKTFRYSSSLYKHSRFHTGEKPYQCVVCGKAFGNTSVLVTHQRIHTGEKPYECIECGKAFIKKSHLLRHQITHTGEKPYECNKCGKAFSQKSNLIVHQKIHT, encoded by the coding sequence atgacaccctcgagatccatccactttgctacaaatggccatatttcattctttctcattgtaacTAGGCATGTTTTATTGTACTCCTTTTTAGAAGCCAATTGCCTACTTGTTGATGAATCGGAGAAGAATCAAGAAAGCAAAGACAATTttttgaattctgttttgttcacGTTCAATAAAATTCTGACTGTGGAGAGACTCCATGGTTATAACATGAGCCCAAGTCTTAACCCtacaagaaaaaaaccatataaatgtAAATCATATGGGAAGAGTTTGCCGCCTGCTttagatttatttaattataatagaTGTTGTACTGGAGAAAACACTTATGAATGCACtcagtgtgggaaagccttcaaaAAGAAGTTTCATTTCAttagacatgaaaaaaatcatacaagAAAAAAGCCCTTTGAATGCAATGACTGTGGGAAAGCCTATAGCAGGAAGGCTCACCTTGCAGCTCATCAGAAAATCCATAATGGAGAGAGAGCCTTTGCATGCAGTGATTGTGGGAAAGCGTTTATGTACAAAGCACAACTGGTGGTCCACCAGAGACTTCACACCGGAGAGAAGCCTTATGAATGCCATCAGTGTGGGAAGTCATTCACTTGGAACTCCTCCTTTACCCAACATGTGAAATCCCACACACTCGAGAACTCAtttgaatgtaaggaatgtgggaaaaCCTTCAGGTACAGCTCATCCCTTTATAAACATTCTAGAtttcatacaggagagaaaccctaccaatGTGTTGTATGTGGTAAAGCCTTTGGTAACACATCTGTGCTTGTGACGCATCAAAGaattcatacaggagagaaaccgtATGAGTGTATTgaatgtggcaaagccttcaTCAAGAAGTCCCATCTCCTGAGACATCAGATAACTCATACAGGAGAAAAGCCCTACGAATGTAACAAATGTGGGAAAGCTTTTTCCCAGAAGTCGAATCTTATTGTACATCAGAAAATTCATACATAA